TATAGCGGGAGTATCACAATTCACTAGTTCATACGCAGCAGTTCGCAGTATTGCTAAACTAATCAAATTTATTCTTGCTAAGGACCATTTAGAGTTTAGATTAGATTCTATTACTGAATCAAGTTTTTTTGGGTTGTCGATGATACCATCTAGTAACTTTAACAAAAACTGATTATCAAAACTATAAAATTCAAATAAATGAGCAACTTCATTTATGTAATCAATTAACTCTTCAGAATGTTTGTAATCTACAAACATGGCTGAATAGTAGGCTTGTATAACAAGAAAACGTGCAATGCTTCTTCTAGAATAACGGTCTTTTTTAGCTAAAAGTTCCATTATTTTAAAAATTTACTACATATTTCCATCATTCGTAACATCGCTAAAGCTGCATTACCACCAACATTTCTTTGGTTTTTATCAGCTCTGATTAAGACTCTCTCTTTACTATCAGCTGTAATTATACCCATGCCTAAGGGTACAGCATGTTGGATGGCAATCTCACCTAAAGACCCAATTACTCCTTTGCAAACATAGTGATAGTGATCTGTTTCCCCACGTATTACGCACCCAAGTGCTAAATAGCCATTGTAACTGCTACGATCACTCATAATTGAAAAAACAATTGCAGCCGGAATTTCAAATGCACCTGGCACATAGAGTTCATCATACTGAATACCTTTGTCATCCAATTTCTCTTTGGCACCAGCTAGTAGGTAGTCAGATATGTCTTTATAATAATCTGAAATTACAATAAGTACTTTAGACACTACATACTCTCATTTGAAACTTTTTTGATAAAAACAGTATTATCTTTAATTATAAAAAGCTTTATGGCTAGTTGTTGTGCGATTGTTATAGTGTTGCTACATATCCAATATATTATCAATCCTGCAGGAAAAGATGCAAAAAGAAATGTAAAAATATATGGCAAAAATTTTGTTACTTGCATATTTTCAGAAGAATTATTGTCATAACTTAACTTCTGTTGAATTATCATGGTCATACCAAGTATTATAGGTAAGATCCCAATTGAAATTGGAGGATTATAATCTAAAAGACCAAATAGCGTTAAAATATTCATAGGGTCAGGCGCTGAAAGATCATGAATCCAAAGACAAAATGGAGCATGTCTCATTTCAATAGTGACAAACAACACTTTATAAAGTGCAAAAAAGACTGGGATTTGAATCAGCATCGGTAAAAAACCAGACATTGGGTTTATATTATGTTTTTTTAATAATGATGACATCTCTTTATTTAATTTCATTTTATCATTTTTATATAATTCTTTTATCCGTAACATTTCTGGCTGCAATTGTTTCAATTTAAATGTTGAAGTATAAGATTTACTAGATAAAGGCAGCATAGTTAATTTAGTCAATAATGTTAGCAGCAAGATTGCTAAACCAAAATTTTTAAATACTGTATGGAAATATTCCAGAAGCATAAACACTGGCTTGGTTATAAAGTAAAGAACACCAAAATCCACTGCTTTATCAAATAGTGGTATTTTAAGAGTATTTTTATAATGATCTAAAAGTTTTAATTCCTTTGCACCAGTAAAAAAATAATTGATATGAGAACGGCTATTATTTGCAGATATTTCATTGCTGTGCTGTTTCATAAAATCTATTTGAAATTTGTTATCTAAAGAAGATGAAGCATGTTTAATATTGATGCTTGATGA
This sequence is a window from Candidatus Mesenet endosymbiont of Phosphuga atrata. Protein-coding genes within it:
- the yidC gene encoding membrane protein insertase YidC; translated protein: MSEVRNLVLAVFLSVLIMIGWRIFYERFFDYEKTAIENADDINLNDTELAFPELKYKDRYEIINSSSDQRVKIANNKLHGSISLNGAKFDDLTLVNYHVTSDPTSSEVVLLSPLGSKDVYFAEFGWIDPENKIKTPNSSTIWQADKKKLSSGEEIILHWDNLDGIVFKIKIELDDDYMFKVEQLVENSTNTQVHLVPYGRINRSRDDIKHSYFISHEGAVGVLDDKLKEWTYKKISSQKNIKLKQNQNNKNWFGFADKYWFTAIISEGSSSINIKHASSSLDNKFQIDFMKQHSNEISANNSRSHINYFFTGAKELKLLDHYKNTLKIPLFDKAVDFGVLYFITKPVFMLLEYFHTVFKNFGLAILLLTLLTKLTMLPLSSKSYTSTFKLKQLQPEMLRIKELYKNDKMKLNKEMSSLLKKHNINPMSGFLPMLIQIPVFFALYKVLFVTIEMRHAPFCLWIHDLSAPDPMNILTLFGLLDYNPPISIGILPIILGMTMIIQQKLSYDNNSSENMQVTKFLPYIFTFLFASFPAGLIIYWICSNTITIAQQLAIKLFIIKDNTVFIKKVSNESM
- the nusB gene encoding transcription antitermination factor NusB, giving the protein MELLAKKDRYSRRSIARFLVIQAYYSAMFVDYKHSEELIDYINEVAHLFEFYSFDNQFLLKLLDGIIDNPKKLDSVIESNLNSKWSLARINLISLAILRTAAYELVNCDTPAIVVINEYTNISSDLLDKASEISFINAILNKINNT
- a CDS encoding 6,7-dimethyl-8-ribityllumazine synthase, giving the protein MSKVLIVISDYYKDISDYLLAGAKEKLDDKGIQYDELYVPGAFEIPAAIVFSIMSDRSSYNGYLALGCVIRGETDHYHYVCKGVIGSLGEIAIQHAVPLGMGIITADSKERVLIRADKNQRNVGGNAALAMLRMMEICSKFLK